The Miscanthus floridulus cultivar M001 chromosome 7, ASM1932011v1, whole genome shotgun sequence genome includes a region encoding these proteins:
- the LOC136465710 gene encoding uncharacterized protein has protein sequence MAARGSFVMDMIRPLAVLMPAVPRADRAVPFHRRMLYTGLSVSVFMVCSHLPLYGVRYAASGADPLYWVRSILASNRGTLMEFGVGPVVTAGTVMQLLTASKLIRVDQNVRRDRDLMDGARKVLAVTIGLGEAAAYVLLGMYGPVGALNGALIVLQLFSASVLVVFLDELFDKGYGLQGCSAISLLSATNTCGKVIWQAFSPVTVNTGRGPEFEGIVLAVIHQAVVGAGNTRALVATMLRRHLPNVTNLLATCLVLLTAVYLEGIRMLLPLQSRERRGRRVTFPIKLLYTSTMPIFLYSAMVSALYMVSQLLHYSRFGGGVLGRLLGVWKEASYAAVPVGGLAYYVTPPSSVAADPLHALIYTVLLLASCALLSQFWVITSGSSARDVARQLADQRLAMPGRRDGATYAQLKRQIPTAAAVGGLCVGALSIFADMTGAIGSGTGIMLAATVFYNLVNSFQKED, from the coding sequence ATGGCCGCCCGCGGTTCGTTTGTGATGGACATGATCCGGCCGCTGGCCGTGCTGATGCCGGCGGTGCCGCGCGCGGACAGGGCAGTGCCGTTCCACCGGCGCATGCTCTACACGGGACTGTCCGTGTCCGTCTTCATGGTGTGCAGCCACCTGCCGCTCTACGGCGTCCGCTACGCGGCCTCCGGCGCCGACCCCTTGTACTGGGTGCGCTCCATCCTCGCCTCCAACCGCGGCACCCTCATGGAGTTCGGCGTCGGGCCCGTCGTCACGGCCGGAACGGTGATGCAGCTCCTCACCGCCTCCAAGCTGATCCGCGTCGACCAGAACGTCCGCCGGGACCGGGACCTCATGGACGGCGCGCGGAAGGTGCTCGCCGTCACCATCGGGCTCGGGGAGGCCGCCGCCTACGTCCTGCTTGGGATGTACGGGCCCGTCGGCGCCCTCAACGGCGCGCTCATCGTCCTCCAGCTCTTCTCCGCCAGCGTCCTCGTCGTCTTCCTCGACGAGCTCTTCGACAAGGGATACGGCCTGCAGGGTTGCTCCGCCATATCCCTGCTCTCCGCCACTAACACCTGCGGGAAGGTGATCTGGCAGGCGTTTAGCCCTGTGACCGTGAACACCGGACGGGGCCCGGAGTTCGAGGGCATCGTCCTCGCCGTCATCCACCAGGCCGTCGTCGGGGCCGGCAACACCCGTGCGCTCGTCGCCACCAtgctccgccgccacctcccgAACGTGACGAACCTGCTGGCCACCTGCCTCGTCCTGCTCACCGCGGTCTAcctcgagggcatccggatgctGCTGCCGCTGCAGTCGAGGGAGAGGCGTGGGCGGCGGGTGACCTTCCCGATCAAGCTTCTCTACACCTCCACCATGCCCATCTTCCTGTACTCCGCCATGGTATCGGCCCTCTACATGGTGTCGCAGCTGCTCCACTACAGTCGCTTCGGCGGTGGCGTGCTCGGCCGTCTGCTCGGTGTGTGGAAGGAGGCCAGCTACGCCGCCGTCCCGGTCGGCGGCCTCGCCTATTACGTCACCCCGCCGTCCAGTGTGGCCGCCGACCCGCTCCACGCGCTCATCTACACCGTGCTGCTGCTCGCCTCGTGCGCGCTGCTCTCTCAGTTTTGGGTGATCACTTCGGGGTCGTCGGCGAGGGACGTCGCGAGGCAGCTCGCGGACCAGCGCCTGGCCATGCCTGGAAGGCGTGATGGTGCTACCTACGCGCAGCTCAAACGTCAGATCCCCACGGCGGCCGCTGTCGGAGGCCTCTGTGTCGGAGCTCTCTCCATTTTTGCCGACATGACCGGAGCCATCGGCAGTGGCACTGGAATTATGCTCGCCGCCACTGTCTTCTACAACCTCGTTAACTCCTTTCAGAAGGAGGATTAA
- the LOC136463553 gene encoding uncharacterized protein, producing the protein MGHRKPEAGTPLPPPPQPRGPSRRARRPCLFSDWDSAGGKPPLPPRPPFVSRASGPSSTSGKAPRPPSPPPPPYPMSEEVLASGMAVRDKWNSDKENRIDLKDVFNELMLECQRERSGETDQKAEAEGMLRQQNEQVNSPVLWPKKVKKPLWRKEIMFKMGVA; encoded by the exons ATGGGCCACCGGAAGCCGGAGGCCGGAACCCCTCTGCCGCCACCGCCACAGCCGCGGGGGCCGAGCAGAAGGGCGAGGAGACCATGTCTCTTTTCCGACTGGGACTCCGCAGGCGGCAAGCCCCCTCTTCCTCCACGCCCTCCCTTCGTCTCGAGAGCCAGCGGTCCGAGCTCCACGAGCGGCAAGGCCCCCCGCCCGCCCAGCCCGCCCCCTCCGCCCTATCCGATGTCCGAGGAGGTGTTGGCGAGCGGCATGGCGGTGAGGGATAAGTGGAACAGTGACAAGGAGAATCGCATCGATTTGAAGGACGTGTTTAATGAACTGATGTTGGAGTGCCAGAGGGAGAGGAGCGGGGAAACGGACCAGAAAGCCGAGGCTGAGGGAATGCTGAGGCAACAGAATGAGCAG GTGAACTCACCAGTACTTTGGCCCAAAAAAGTCAAGAAACCGCTCTGGAGAAAG GAGATCATGTTCAAAATGGGTGTAGCATAG
- the LOC136465711 gene encoding uncharacterized protein translates to MASGSGKNQDDTKTKELVDLLSKKKSNAASSTTEPSPAAPPFKSLQEQCHGPLEAGGRDSSTATAAAAEWKGEETMALSRRRSVGGKPPLPPCPASILRARGANIEMKDLINEQKRNEDATCGVRISGRRRINGRRIFLVIILIFFGNLPTAIGFQRYDLDAAANELRAPGYQMQIQQALAAQEAHEAARLKVLWRTAAAVLFLAFLFGSIMAGPNNGQEEVMPPEAPAPEIGRGSDLLIVVLILFALVMVTVALRVGGVTGALILVPSKSVVTNVDILVIVVSSLMGDFTT, encoded by the exons ATGGCCTCCGGTTCAGGAAAGAACCAAGACGACACCAAAACCAAAGAACTGGTTGATTTGCTGAGCAAGAAAAAGTCCAACGCCGCCTCCTCTACTACAGAGCCGTCTCCTGCCGCTCCTCCATTCAAGAGCCTCCAAGAACAGTGCCATGGGCCACTGGAAGCTGGAGGCCGTGActcctccaccgccacagccgctGCGGCTGAGTGGAAGGGCGAGGAGACCATGGCTCTTTCCCGACGGCGCTCCGTAGGCGGCAAGCCCCCTCTTCCTCCATGCCCTGCCTCCATCCTGAGAGCCAGGGGGGCGAATATCGAAATGAAGGACCTGATCAATGAACAG AAGAGAAATGAGGATGCTACATGTGGAGTCCGCATATCGGGTAGGAGGAGAATAAATGGCAGGCGGATTTTTCTCGTCATCATTCTGATATTTTTTGGTAATCTCCCTACTGCAATAG GTTTCCAGAGATATGATCTTGATGCGGCTGCTAACGAGCTACGGGCGCCAGGATACCAGATGCAGATACAGCAAGCGCTAGCAGCTCAAGAGGCTCATGAAGCAGCTAGGCTTAAAGTTCTGTGGCGGACTGCTGCGGCTGTACTTTTTCTGGCTTTTCTCTTTGGCAGCATCATGG CTGGGCCTAACAATGGGCAGGAGGAAGTAATGCCACCTGAAGCGCCAGCGCCTGAAATTGGAAGAGGTTCTGATCTGCTAATTGTTGTGTTGATTCTTTTTGCTTTGGTGATGGTCACAGTAGCTCTTCGC GTGGGCGGTGTAACTGGTGCACTGATTCTTGTGCCGTCAAAATCAGTTGTAACTAATGTTGATATATTGGTAATAGTGGTTTCTAGTCTCATGGGGGATTTCACGACCTAG